One window from the genome of bacterium encodes:
- a CDS encoding ABC transporter permease, translating to MVGSKLNLKLLRDLRSSPWMFLGIVLLAAVGITLFGTAYELYLNLGRSYELSYEKLKLADFSIQMQSAPDDIVNNLRRIPGVRDVQGRTVQEIEIDQPLSSSKKVIGRIIGLPDYGKPAINQLKLISGTYPRAGNSHEVLMEAGFAEYHHYKPGDTINIVVMDEKIHFKIVGVVQSPEYIYVVRSSEDSFSNSRTFGVMWARTATVDELFGTDGSINDVQVLMAPDGNRRTAMRIAERIMQPYGADEVVTREKQPSVEFLRLDLQGMQTLAVFFPILFLTISSLSIYNMLGRMVHAQRGQIGFLRAVGFSKSAIAVHYAQFSLIIGILSGLIGSLAGHYFGILTTRFYTGFIQVPYIDASPRWGIVAAGFISTCLVMLIAGILPAVHAANLAPADAIGIELPSGGRKPIFEKILPFLRLLSLMMRLPMRNFIRNPRRTFSTVAGVASALTLVLVAASMLDSSVAAIDFYFKHSMHYSAMASYLNAQSESTISQIATWKGVRRVEPALIVSGKFVKGDASKTVLIYGLRKGDRLFSLTDLDMQPIQVPSNGLMLANSTANRLGLWKGGRVHLTLPEKTMPELAELADNKQTSLAQSLMLGYPVSWLNLESYSDSVLKPSRSLLEVDMDRLVPIDSIAYEPVGDAAYASINQVRRWFAGAMELPPNAVNTVAIDADPKYMNAIKHKLYNMHDIAAVIVTKEIYDEIAEMMKSSRVFFYIMLSFSIALAGIIMFNSTLMNVIERTREIATLRTVGISAGSIGLMILLENLLAFMCGVIVGLPFGTWLAGVFVHMYDSESFSLQMVIFTRTYVIAVLCILITVLIAQVPGLRYIRKIELARATKDIG from the coding sequence GTGGTAGGCTCGAAACTCAACCTAAAGCTCCTGCGCGACCTGCGGTCTTCGCCGTGGATGTTTCTGGGGATAGTCCTGCTGGCGGCGGTGGGGATCACACTATTCGGCACGGCTTATGAGTTATACCTAAACCTCGGCAGGTCATATGAGCTTTCGTATGAAAAGCTCAAACTGGCCGATTTCAGCATCCAGATGCAGAGCGCACCGGACGACATTGTGAATAACCTCAGGCGGATTCCCGGCGTGAGGGATGTTCAGGGTCGCACTGTCCAAGAGATCGAGATAGACCAGCCGCTTTCGTCGAGCAAAAAGGTGATCGGGCGAATAATCGGCCTGCCCGATTACGGCAAGCCCGCGATAAATCAGTTGAAGCTCATTTCCGGCACTTATCCGCGGGCAGGCAACTCCCATGAAGTGCTCATGGAGGCCGGGTTTGCCGAGTATCATCACTACAAGCCCGGCGACACGATCAATATCGTGGTTATGGACGAGAAGATTCACTTCAAGATAGTCGGGGTAGTCCAGAGTCCTGAGTATATCTATGTTGTCCGCAGCAGCGAGGACTCTTTTTCCAATTCACGCACATTCGGTGTGATGTGGGCACGCACGGCCACGGTTGATGAGCTTTTCGGCACTGACGGTTCGATCAACGATGTCCAGGTTTTGATGGCTCCCGACGGCAATAGACGCACTGCCATGCGCATTGCCGAACGCATAATGCAGCCTTATGGTGCGGACGAAGTGGTCACCCGTGAAAAACAGCCCAGCGTCGAGTTTCTCCGTCTCGACCTGCAGGGAATGCAGACTCTTGCTGTTTTCTTCCCGATACTGTTTTTGACCATATCCAGCCTGAGCATATATAACATGCTCGGCAGGATGGTACATGCCCAGCGCGGCCAGATTGGTTTTTTGCGTGCGGTTGGGTTTTCAAAATCTGCAATAGCCGTGCACTATGCGCAATTCTCACTGATAATAGGCATTCTCAGCGGGCTGATAGGCAGTCTTGCCGGCCACTATTTCGGCATCCTGACCACGAGGTTCTATACCGGTTTCATCCAGGTGCCGTATATAGATGCCAGCCCGCGTTGGGGTATAGTCGCAGCGGGCTTTATCTCGACATGCCTGGTCATGCTGATTGCGGGAATACTTCCTGCAGTTCATGCGGCGAACCTTGCGCCTGCAGATGCGATAGGCATAGAACTCCCTTCAGGTGGACGGAAGCCGATATTTGAGAAAATCCTGCCGTTCTTGCGCTTGTTGTCACTTATGATGCGGCTGCCGATGCGCAACTTTATCAGAAACCCGCGCAGAACTTTTTCCACTGTGGCGGGGGTTGCTTCGGCGCTTACTCTGGTGCTCGTTGCTGCTTCCATGCTCGACTCCAGCGTGGCTGCAATAGACTTCTATTTCAAACACAGCATGCACTACAGCGCAATGGCGTCATATCTCAACGCCCAGAGCGAATCGACTATCAGCCAAATCGCCACATGGAAAGGCGTCAGACGGGTTGAGCCTGCGCTGATCGTTTCTGGTAAGTTTGTTAAGGGAGACGCCTCAAAAACTGTCCTCATATACGGCCTGCGTAAGGGCGACAGACTTTTCTCCCTTACCGACTTGGATATGCAGCCCATCCAGGTTCCAAGCAATGGCCTGATGCTCGCCAATTCGACCGCAAACAGGCTCGGCTTGTGGAAAGGCGGCAGAGTCCATTTGACCCTGCCTGAAAAGACCATGCCCGAGCTTGCAGAGCTGGCCGACAACAAACAGACGTCACTCGCTCAGTCATTGATGCTGGGTTATCCTGTGAGCTGGTTGAATCTGGAGTCCTACAGCGACAGCGTGCTCAAGCCAAGCCGGTCGCTGCTGGAGGTGGATATGGATCGTCTGGTCCCGATAGACTCGATTGCGTATGAGCCGGTCGGGGATGCTGCATATGCGTCAATCAATCAGGTCAGGCGGTGGTTTGCCGGCGCAATGGAACTGCCTCCAAATGCGGTCAATACGGTAGCAATAGACGCCGACCCGAAGTATATGAACGCAATAAAGCACAAGCTATATAACATGCACGACATAGCTGCCGTTATAGTCACCAAGGAGATATACGACGAGATAGCAGAGATGATGAAGTCATCGCGTGTGTTTTTCTATATCATGCTCTCATTTTCCATAGCGCTTGCCGGGATCATTATGTTCAACTCGACCCTGATGAATGTCATTGAGCGCACGCGTGAGATCGCCACATTGCGCACGGTTGGGATCAGTGCCGGGTCAATAGGATTAATGATATTGCTGGAAAACCTGCTGGCATTTATGTGCGGTGTCATTGTCGGGCTGCCCTTTGGGACATGGCTGGCGGGTGTTTTCGTGCACATGTATGACAGCGAGTCATTCAGCCTTCAGATGGTGATTTTTACCAGGACATATGTGATAGCCGTCTTGTGCATTCTCATAACAGTGCTGATTGCACAGGTACCTGGACTGCGTTATATACGCAAGATCGAGCTTGCCCGTGCGACTAAGGACATAGGATAA